One window of the Chitinophaga niabensis genome contains the following:
- a CDS encoding gluconate:H+ symporter, with product MISPLILVTAAILLLIVLIVWVKLDTFISFLVISILLALACKMTGPAIGKSIAGGIGSTLGSLVTILGFGAMLGKLVADSGAAQQITSSMVKIFGIKHIQWGMALAGLLVGIPMFYTAGFVVVVPLIFATGISTRLPMLYLGIPMISALSTAHGFLPPHPSPVAISQQLGADMGKTLLYGLIIAIPTITLAGPLFGRTLKKMQVTPEQGLLNISFKPDAELPGLGISLATALLPLILLTITTLLDPVIEHGTFLHSLVGVIGDPNIAMLLSVLVAIYFLGIRRQQSMKAIMKSIETAFKDVAPIMLIIAGAGVFMQVIKDGGINVYIGEALKGLPVSPLVLGWIIAAVIRVCVGSATVAGLTTVGILLPLIKDQAVHPELMVLSIGAGSLMFSHVNDGGFWLFKEYFNLTLKQTFATWSVMETIVSVCGLIGVLVLHQFIG from the coding sequence ATGATATCACCCTTAATTCTCGTCACAGCAGCTATCCTCCTCCTGATCGTACTCATCGTATGGGTAAAACTGGATACCTTCATTTCCTTCCTGGTGATCAGCATCCTGCTCGCTTTAGCCTGTAAGATGACTGGCCCCGCAATAGGTAAGTCTATTGCCGGGGGAATCGGCTCCACCCTTGGCTCCCTTGTAACCATCCTTGGATTTGGGGCCATGTTGGGAAAACTGGTGGCAGACAGTGGCGCAGCCCAACAGATCACCTCTTCCATGGTAAAGATCTTCGGCATTAAACATATCCAATGGGGAATGGCCCTGGCCGGATTGCTGGTAGGTATCCCCATGTTCTATACCGCAGGATTTGTGGTAGTGGTTCCCCTCATTTTCGCAACAGGCATCTCTACCCGTTTACCCATGTTGTACCTGGGTATCCCCATGATCTCCGCACTTTCCACTGCACATGGTTTTCTTCCCCCGCATCCATCTCCGGTTGCTATCAGCCAGCAATTGGGAGCAGACATGGGAAAAACTTTGTTATATGGCCTCATCATCGCCATCCCTACCATCACACTGGCCGGGCCATTATTCGGCAGAACACTGAAAAAAATGCAGGTAACACCTGAACAGGGCCTGTTGAACATTTCCTTCAAACCAGATGCTGAACTACCCGGCCTGGGCATCAGCTTAGCAACTGCCCTGCTCCCCTTGATCCTGCTAACCATCACTACTTTACTGGACCCCGTGATAGAACACGGTACTTTCCTCCATTCGCTGGTTGGCGTAATTGGCGATCCCAATATTGCCATGCTGCTTTCCGTACTGGTAGCCATTTACTTTTTAGGCATCCGCCGCCAGCAATCCATGAAAGCCATTATGAAATCCATAGAAACAGCTTTCAAAGATGTAGCGCCTATCATGCTGATCATTGCAGGGGCCGGTGTTTTCATGCAGGTGATTAAAGATGGTGGCATCAATGTTTACATTGGTGAAGCCCTCAAAGGCCTTCCCGTTTCGCCATTGGTATTGGGCTGGATTATCGCAGCTGTTATCAGAGTATGCGTAGGATCTGCTACTGTAGCGGGTTTAACCACAGTAGGAATTTTATTGCCCCTGATCAAAGACCAAGCTGTACATCCTGAACTGATGGTGTTATCTATCGGAGCAGGCAGCCTTATGTTCTCTCATGTGAATGATGGCGGCTTCTGGCTGTTCAAAGAATATTTCAATCTCACACTGAAACAAACTTTTGCAACATGGTCCGTAATGGAAACCATTGTTTCTGTATGCGGATTGATCGGAGTGTTGGTATTGCATCAATTTATTGGATAA